Genomic window (Gemmatimonadota bacterium):
AGGTGCTCCACGAAATCCTCTTCCCGGGTCTTCATGCCGGTGATCCCCTTGCCGCCGCGGTTCTGGCTGCGGTAGGTGTCCATGGGCAGGCGCTTGACGTAGCCGGCGTGGGATATGGTGATGACCATCTCCTCGTCGGCGATCAGGTCCTCGATGCTGAGATCGCCCTCGATGTCGATCAGCTCGGTCCGCCGCTCGTCGCCGTAGCGCTCCTTCAGGTCGATCATCTCGTCCTTGATGATCTGCATCCTGCGTTCCAGGCGCGAGAGGATGTCCCGGTAATCGGCGATTCGCGCGACCAGCTCTTCGTATTCTTCTTCCAGCTTGTCTCTTTCCAGCCCGGTCAGGCGCTGCAGGCGCATGTCCAGGATGGCCTCGACCTGTGCGCGGGACAGGCCGAACTCGTCGCCCAGGACCTCCATGGCCTCCTCGCCGGTATGCGATCCGCGGATGACTTCGATCACGCGGTCCACGTTGTCCAGCGCGACGCGCAGGCCTTCCACGATATGGGCCCGCTGCTCGGCTTTCTCGAGGTCGAAGGTGGTCCGGCGCACCAGCACCTCGTGGCGGTGGTCGATGAAGTGCTGGATGCACTCCTTGATGTTCAGGACCCGGGGCCGCCCGTCCACGAGCGCCAGCATGGTGACGCCGATGGTGGTCTCCAGCGGCGTCATCTTGAAGAGGTGGTTGAGCACGATGTTGCCCGGGATGTCCCGCCGCACGTCGATGGCGATGCGCATGCCCGACCGGTCCGACTCGTCCCGTATGTCGGTAATGCCCAGTATCTGCTTTTCCCGGACGAGGTCGGCGATCTTCTCGATCAGGCTGGACTTGTTGACCTTGTAGGGGATCTCCGTGACGACGATGGTTTCCTTCTCGCTTTGCTCGTGCACCTCGATCATCGTGCGGGCGCGCACCTTGATCTTCCCGCGGCCGGTGTGGAAATACTCGTTGATCGCGTTGCGGCCGTAGATGATGGCGCCGGTGGCGAAATCGGGTCCCTGGATGTGCGCGGCGAGCTCCCCGATCGTGATTTCCGGGTGGTCGATCACCGCCACGATGCCGTCCACCACTTCGCCGAGGTTATGGGACGGGAGGTTGGAGGCCATGCCCACGCCGATGCCGAGCGAGCCGTTGCAGAGCAGGTTGGGGAACTTGCCCGGCAGCACCGTGGGCTCGTCTTTCGACTCGTCGTAGTTGGGCATGAAATCGACCGTGTTCTTGTCGATATCCTCCATCATCTCGATGGCCAGGCGGGACATCCGCGATTCGGTGTACCGCATGGCGCCCGGCGGATCGCCGTCGATGGACCCGAAATTCCCCTGGCCGAAGACCATGGGGTAGCGCATGCTGAAGGGCTGGGCCATCCGCGCGAGGGTATCGTACACGGCCAGGTCGCCGTGGGGGTGGTAGTCCCCGATCGTCTGGCCGACAATCTTGGCGCACTTCCGCGTGGGCCGTCCCGGCGTGAGGTTCAGGTCGCGCATCGCCACAAGTATGCGCCGCTGGGACGGCTTGAACCCGTCGCGGACGTCCGGGATCGCCCGGGACAGGTTCACGCTCATGGAGAAGTCGAGATAGGAACTCTTCATCTCGTCTTCGATGAAGATCGGCTGGATGTTGTCGTGTTGTTCTACCGCCATGCTTTCCCCTTGAACGTGTTATGTCGTGTTGTGGTCGCGCCGGGCGGGCGCCGGGCGTCAGTGCAGGTCCAGGTTGTTGACCAGCAGGGCGTTCCGCTGGATGAAATCGTTTCGCGCAGCCACGTTGTCGCCCATGAGGATTGTGAAGATCCGGTCCGCCTCCACCGCATCGTCGAGGGTGACCCGGAGCAGCGTGCGGGTTTCGGGGTTCATCGTGGTCTGCCACAGTTCCTCGGCGTCCATCTCGGCCAGCCCCTTGTACCGCGAAATGGTGGCGCCTTCGCGTCCCACGTCCAGCACCGCGTCGATCAGCTTGCCGACCCCCTTGACCCGCTTCTCGGTCTTGTCCGTGCTGACCACCATCTCGCTGTCGATGACGTCCTCCAGCCGGAGGCACAGCTTCCGAAGCCGGCCGTACAGGGAGGGGTCCAGGGCCTCTTCGACGGGATCCACGGGTACCGGGACTTCGCCGGCTTCTTCCTGCGCTTTGCGTGCTGCCGCCTGGTCGCGCAGATCCCTCCGGTAGTCGTCGTACTGGTCCCGGTCTCTGAGCATATCCAGGATGTGTTCGCGCTTCATGCCCGTCTTGACCAGCCGTCCGATCTGTTCTTCGAAGTCCATCATCTCGCGGAGATGGGCCAGCAGCTTGTCTTCGGTCAGGGCGTGCCCGTTGCCGTTCGCGTCCGCCCGCTGCACCTTCGTGCGGTCCACGCTCTGGTTCAGGAGGTATTCCCAGAGCTCCCGGTCGTTCTTGAGGTAGTCCTCCCGGCGTCCCTTGCGCACGCGGTAGAGGGGCGGCTGAGCGATCAGGACGTGGCCGTGCTCCACCAGCGGACGCATGTAGCGGAACAGGAAGGTCAGAAGCAACGTGCGGATGTGCAGCCCGTCATGGTCGGCGTCCGCCATGATGATCACGCGCCCGTAGCGCAGCCGGGTCAGGTCGAAATCCTCGTCGATGCCGACACCGAGCGCGGTGATGATGGGCTGGAGCTTGTCATTGCTCAGCACGGTGTCGATGCGGGCCTTCTCCACGTTGAGCGGCTTGCCCCAGAGGGGGAGGATGGCCTGGAAGGTCTTGTCGCGGCCCGACTTGGCTGTGCCTCCGGCCGAATCGCCCTCGACGAGGTAGATCTCGCAGGCCATGGGGTCCTTCAGGGTGCAGTCGGCCAGCTTGCCGGGCAGGGTGGTGTTTTCGAGTGCGCTCTTCCGGCGGGTCAGTTCCCGCGCCTTGCGGGCGGCGTCTCGGGAAATCGCCGCCTGGATGCATTTCTCGACGATCCTCTTCGCCGTGGCCGGATGTTCTTCCAGGTACACCGAGAGCCCCTCGCCG
Coding sequences:
- the gyrA gene encoding DNA gyrase subunit A, translated to MAVEQHDNIQPIFIEDEMKSSYLDFSMSVNLSRAIPDVRDGFKPSQRRILVAMRDLNLTPGRPTRKCAKIVGQTIGDYHPHGDLAVYDTLARMAQPFSMRYPMVFGQGNFGSIDGDPPGAMRYTESRMSRLAIEMMEDIDKNTVDFMPNYDESKDEPTVLPGKFPNLLCNGSLGIGVGMASNLPSHNLGEVVDGIVAVIDHPEITIGELAAHIQGPDFATGAIIYGRNAINEYFHTGRGKIKVRARTMIEVHEQSEKETIVVTEIPYKVNKSSLIEKIADLVREKQILGITDIRDESDRSGMRIAIDVRRDIPGNIVLNHLFKMTPLETTIGVTMLALVDGRPRVLNIKECIQHFIDHRHEVLVRRTTFDLEKAEQRAHIVEGLRVALDNVDRVIEVIRGSHTGEEAMEVLGDEFGLSRAQVEAILDMRLQRLTGLERDKLEEEYEELVARIADYRDILSRLERRMQIIKDEMIDLKERYGDERRTELIDIEGDLSIEDLIADEEMVITISHAGYVKRLPMDTYRSQNRGGKGITGMKTREEDFVEHLFSASTHSYILFFTNRGKCYWLKVWEIPEAGRTARGKAVVNLLQLDQGESIAAFLPIRNFDDEHYILMVTRGGLVKKTVLSAYGNPRRNGIVALNILEGDALIEALLTDGDNDIVIASRNGQAVRFHESDVRTMGRGAQGVRGIRLGEGDRVVGMLASDRDTTLLSVTENGYGKRTDIENYRLTRRHSKGVSNIRTSERNGPVVSIHAVSDEDELMIITTNGLIIRLPVRDLRPIGRNTQGVKLINLGEGDRVIDVSRITPGDEEDDPETSETAESPGTDGEEEE
- the gyrB gene encoding DNA topoisomerase (ATP-hydrolyzing) subunit B, producing the protein MGSGAPDNDQYDAENIQVLKGLEGVRKRPAMYIGSTSASGLHHLVEEVMQNAIDEHLQGFGDTIKVYIEEDGRITVIDNGRGIPVEMHPTENRPAVEVVMTMLHAGGKFDNKSYKVSGGLHGVGVSVVNALAEWLVVEVRRDGKIYYQRYEQGIPVCDLEVRGETTENGTTVSFKPDDEIFDSTEFDFDHIAHRFRELAFLNRHMRIELHEEARDKSAIFEYRGGIVEFVEYLNENKTAIHDTIGIRQERDGNQIDVAFQYNDGYQENIFTYANTVRTSEGGFHLVGFKTALTRSINNYAQRNNLLKNLKVPITGDDTREGITAIVSVIIPDPQFEGQTKEKLGNSDIRGVVESVVGEGLSVYLEEHPATAKRIVEKCIQAAISRDAARKARELTRRKSALENTTLPGKLADCTLKDPMACEIYLVEGDSAGGTAKSGRDKTFQAILPLWGKPLNVEKARIDTVLSNDKLQPIITALGVGIDEDFDLTRLRYGRVIIMADADHDGLHIRTLLLTFLFRYMRPLVEHGHVLIAQPPLYRVRKGRREDYLKNDRELWEYLLNQSVDRTKVQRADANGNGHALTEDKLLAHLREMMDFEEQIGRLVKTGMKREHILDMLRDRDQYDDYRRDLRDQAAARKAQEEAGEVPVPVDPVEEALDPSLYGRLRKLCLRLEDVIDSEMVVSTDKTEKRVKGVGKLIDAVLDVGREGATISRYKGLAEMDAEELWQTTMNPETRTLLRVTLDDAVEADRIFTILMGDNVAARNDFIQRNALLVNNLDLH